The stretch of DNA TGTTGTATATGCCTTAGCTATACCAACTGCATTTGTAATCATAGTTGGCCCTACACCTACACCATTAGCAACTCCACCTGCAGTAGTATTAGATGATGTAACATAAGGATATGTTCCATAATCTATATCAAGTAACATTCCTTGAGCTCCTTCAAATAATACTGTCTTATCTTTCTTTATTTCATCATATACTCTAACTGAAGTATCTTGTACAAAAGGTCTTAACTTTTCTGCAAATCCTAAATATTGATTAAGGATTTCATCATAGTTTAAAGCTTCTCCACCAAGAACTTTAGTTATATAATCATTTTTCATTTCTATGTTTTCTTTTAACTTTTGAGCAAAAACATCTTTGTGCATAAGATCACAGATTCTTATTCCACATCTTTCAAATTTATCTGTGTAACAAGGACCTATTCCCTTACCAGTTGTTCCTATATCATTTTTGCCTCTTGCTTGTTCCTTTAATTTATCTAAAACTTTATGATATGGCATTATAAGATGAGCTCTATCACTAACGATAAGTTTTTCTGGTGTAACCTTAACACCTTCACCTTCTAAGTAGCCTATTTCTGTGAATAAAGCTTCTGGATCTACTACAACACCATTTCCTATAACATTAAGCTTATCATCATATAATACTCCTGAAGGAATTAAGTGAAGCTTATATTGCTTTTCTCCAACTTCAACTGTATGACCTGCATTATTTCCACCTTGGAATCTAACAACAACTTGTGCTTCCTCCGCTAAGTAATCTGTCATTTTTCCTTTTCCTTCATCGCCCCATTGAGCGCCTAAAACAATAAATGCTGACATTAATATTGCCTCCTTATGAAAAGACTATTTTTTAGCCTTGCATCAATAAAATTTGGATTTTTATTTACTACCCACATATCATAGTAACAAAATACATTAAAATTTTCAACTAATTTGCGAATATTTTTTTACATTGTTTAATAATAATTCGTATAATATTTATATAGTCATCTATATTTTAGGTAAACTATTATTATTTATACTATTTTATATAAAAAAGTAGTATTATTATGAACATTTACAAATATACATTAAAATTTAATAAATATTTAATAAAAAAAGCTAAAATTATATCAATATAAAAAGTAAAATTTATAAATAATAATAAAAAACTAAGCTATATTTAAAATTAAATACAACTTAGTTTAATTTAAGTAAATTTACATATTTTTAGATTTCTCTGCACACTTTTCCATGCCTTTAATAACTGCATTTCTAAATCCTTGATTTTCAAGTTCTATTACTGCATCTATTGTTGTTCCACCAGGTGAGCAAACCATATCTTTTAGTTCTCCTGGATGCTTTTTAGTTTCTAAAACCATTTTTGCAGATCCTAAAACACTTTGTGCTGCCATGTTATATGCTTTAGTTCTTGGTATTCCTAATTTAACTGCAGCATCTGCCATAGCTTCTATAAACATAAATACATAAGCAGGTGATGATCCACATAATGCTACAAAACCATGAAAATCTTTCTCTGCTAGTATTTCACAATCCCCAAAACTTTTATATAAATTACATATATATTCTAACTCTTCTTCTGTTACAAATTTATTAGGACATATAGCAGACATTGCCTCACCTACTAAAGCTGGTGTATTAGGCATAGTCTTTACTATTTTTAGTTCTCTTCCAATCCAACCTTCTATTTGTGATAAATCTATTCCAGCTGCTATTGTTACTATAATAACATTATCTTTTAGATAATCTTTAATTTCTTTAATAACATCTTTATACACATTAGGTTTAACTGCTAAAAATAGTATATCTGATATTTTAGCTACCTCTAGATTATCTAATGTACACTCTATTCCTATTTCTTCTTTTATCTTTTCTTTAGATTCTTTACTTCTTGTTGATACTATAATGTCTTCTTTTTTTATAGATTTAGAATTTAAAAGTCCCATTACCATTGACTTTCCCATATTCCCACAACCTATAAATCCTATTTTCTTATTCATTATTATCCCCCTATCTTTTTATGATTTTCTATTTTTATCTTGTTTAATTATAATTTATATATCTCACCATCACCCTCATAGCATAGCTTGTTCTACACTCCATAAACTATATGTACAAGTAAGGAGGTATGACGATGGACGATAAAAATATTTATAATAAATTTTTAAATAATAAAAATAAATTTATTTCAGACTTAATTGATGATAACTCCTTAAATACAAATCCTATAATTAATATAACCCAAAATAAAAATTACTATGATATATTAATATCTTTAAATGGATTAAAAAAAGAAAATTTACTATTAAATTATATAAATAATTTTCTTATTTTAAATTTAAATTTAAAGAGTAAAAATAATAAATCATTGCAATATAAAAGGTTATTTTATTTAAAAAATATTGATATTTGTAATATAACTAATAAGGTATCAGCTAATTTAATTTATTTAAAAGTTCCTAAACTTATAAACTACTAAAAAATAAAAGCTATGCAAATGCTTAGCTTTTATTCTTTATAAACTAATTCTAAATTAGCAAATTTACTATGTGATCCAATCCATGCCATTTTTACAGTTCCAACTGGACCGTTTCTTTGTTTTGCTATTATACATTCACCTATATTCTTCTCTTCTGTTTCTTTGTTATAGTATTCATCTCTATATAAGAACATAACAACGTCAGCATCCTGCTCAATTGATCCAGATTCTCTTAAATCTGATAACATAGGTCTATGATCAGCTCTTTGTTCTGGAGCACGAGATAACTGTGATAATGCTATTACAGGACATTCCATTTCCTTAGCTAATGCTTTTATAGATCTTGAAATTTCTGATACTTCTTGTTGTCTACTTTCGCTCCCTGAGCTTCCTGACATAAGCTGTAAATAGTCAATAAGAATTAAATCTATTCCATGTTCCATTTTGATTTTTCTACACTTAGATCTCATTTCCATTACACTTAATCCTGCAGTATCATCTATAATTATTTTAGCTTTAGATAATGGTCCTGTTGCTCTAGCTATTCTCTCCCAATCATCATCATCTAAATTACCAGTTCTAAGCTTTAACATATCTACACTTGCTTCTGAACATAATAACTTATAAGCTAATTGCTCCTTAGACATTTCTAATGAAAATATAACTACACTTTTACCTTCTTTTAAAGCTGCATTTTCGGCTATATTTAAAGAAAATGTTGTCTTTCCCATTGATGGTCTAGCCGCTATAAGTACCATATCACCTTTTTGAAATCCTGAAGTTTTAGCATCTAAATCTCTAATACCAGATCCAACACCTGTAATACTTCCCTTATTATTAAATAGTTTTTCTATTTCTAGAAATCCTCTCTCTAAAACGGTTGAAAGTGATTCATAATCATTTGCTCCATTTTTCTCTGCTATATCAAAAACTTTCTTTTGTGCTAAATCTAGTACATCATCTACTTTATCTTGACTGTTATAACTTTCTTCAATAATCTCAGTTGAAGATTTTATTAGCTTTCTTAATAAGGATTTCTCTTCAACAATTTTTATATATGAACTTAGATTTGCTGTAGTAGGAACCGAAGCACTTAATTCTGATATATAAGTTACTCCACCTGCTTTTTCTAACATATCTGTTGATTTTAGATGTTCTAATAAGGTTACAAGATCTACAGCCATATCTTGTGCAAACATATCTCTTATAGCTTTATATAAAGCTTTATGACCATCTCTATAAAAATCATCCTCTTTTAGCTTTTCTAAAACTTTAGCTATAGCACTTTTATCTATTATCATAGATCCAATAACAGATTGTTCAGCTTCTATGCTTTGTGGCAAACTTCGCATAACCGGTGCATCCATATGTAACCTCCTCTCTCGTATTAATAAAGTTATTATATCAAAATAACTCTATTTTATAAAACATTATTGTAAAAATAAAATTAGACTTTCCATTAGGAAAGTCTAACCTATATTATTTTTTAAATACTATATCCATAAGTTCTTCTATTTCACTTATAGTTACTACTTCTATATCATGTAAACCTAATGGAATTTCTTTCTCATTATCTTTAGGTACTGCTACAAGCTTAATACCTTTTCTTCTTGCACCATATATTTTTTCAAAT from Clostridium chauvoei encodes:
- a CDS encoding adenylosuccinate synthase, producing MSAFIVLGAQWGDEGKGKMTDYLAEEAQVVVRFQGGNNAGHTVEVGEKQYKLHLIPSGVLYDDKLNVIGNGVVVDPEALFTEIGYLEGEGVKVTPEKLIVSDRAHLIMPYHKVLDKLKEQARGKNDIGTTGKGIGPCYTDKFERCGIRICDLMHKDVFAQKLKENIEMKNDYITKVLGGEALNYDEILNQYLGFAEKLRPFVQDTSVRVYDEIKKDKTVLFEGAQGMLLDIDYGTYPYVTSSNTTAGGVANGVGVGPTMITNAVGIAKAYTTRVGKGPFPTELNDATGDWIREKGHEYGVTTGRSRRCGWLDTVILKTTVRVSGLTSLCVTKIDTLAGLEKLKVCVGYKFEDKVIDYFPASLEDLAKCEPIYEEFEGWGEEVADARSYEELPENAKKYLKRIEELTETKISIIGVGPRRDQTIRVTSEL
- the proC gene encoding pyrroline-5-carboxylate reductase yields the protein MNKKIGFIGCGNMGKSMVMGLLNSKSIKKEDIIVSTRSKESKEKIKEEIGIECTLDNLEVAKISDILFLAVKPNVYKDVIKEIKDYLKDNVIIVTIAAGIDLSQIEGWIGRELKIVKTMPNTPALVGEAMSAICPNKFVTEEELEYICNLYKSFGDCEILAEKDFHGFVALCGSSPAYVFMFIEAMADAAVKLGIPRTKAYNMAAQSVLGSAKMVLETKKHPGELKDMVCSPGGTTIDAVIELENQGFRNAVIKGMEKCAEKSKNM
- a CDS encoding replicative DNA helicase; the protein is MDAPVMRSLPQSIEAEQSVIGSMIIDKSAIAKVLEKLKEDDFYRDGHKALYKAIRDMFAQDMAVDLVTLLEHLKSTDMLEKAGGVTYISELSASVPTTANLSSYIKIVEEKSLLRKLIKSSTEIIEESYNSQDKVDDVLDLAQKKVFDIAEKNGANDYESLSTVLERGFLEIEKLFNNKGSITGVGSGIRDLDAKTSGFQKGDMVLIAARPSMGKTTFSLNIAENAALKEGKSVVIFSLEMSKEQLAYKLLCSEASVDMLKLRTGNLDDDDWERIARATGPLSKAKIIIDDTAGLSVMEMRSKCRKIKMEHGIDLILIDYLQLMSGSSGSESRQQEVSEISRSIKALAKEMECPVIALSQLSRAPEQRADHRPMLSDLRESGSIEQDADVVMFLYRDEYYNKETEEKNIGECIIAKQRNGPVGTVKMAWIGSHSKFANLELVYKE